From the Microbacterium sp. W4I4 genome, one window contains:
- a CDS encoding PTS sugar transporter subunit IIA, producing MSVLTLDRVRIHPAGATRDEALKEAADALVAAGAVTTGYLQAMHDREASVSTYMGNGLAIPHGTNDAKDAVLGSALSVVRYDGGVDWDGDQATFVIGIAGKDGEHLEILSQIAILFSDDDDVAKLNAAATPEELFELLSAVNEA from the coding sequence ATGAGCGTTCTCACACTAGACCGCGTCCGCATCCACCCCGCAGGCGCCACCCGCGATGAGGCTCTGAAGGAGGCCGCCGACGCCCTCGTCGCCGCCGGCGCCGTCACGACCGGCTATCTGCAGGCGATGCACGACCGCGAGGCGTCGGTGTCCACGTACATGGGCAACGGTCTGGCGATCCCGCACGGTACCAACGACGCCAAGGACGCCGTGCTCGGCTCGGCGCTCAGCGTCGTGCGCTACGACGGCGGCGTGGACTGGGACGGCGATCAGGCGACGTTCGTGATCGGCATCGCCGGGAAGGACGGCGAGCATCTCGAGATCCTCTCGCAGATCGCCATCCTCTTCTCGGATGACGACGATGTGGCCAAGCTCAACGCCGCGGCCACCCCCGAAGAGCTCTTCGAGCTCCTGTCGGCGGTGAACGAGGCATGA
- a CDS encoding sulfite exporter TauE/SafE family protein, which translates to MLVVIAAVTVVAAVVQRVTGLAFVLVLIGPIVIAYGPVQGVTVAVLLAVIASLFAVPGAWRDVDWPRTLWLLGAGLVAAPVGALTAAALPQTALLFLIGAMGVLALSVQRLGRIARHVRGRPGAIGAGALAGFMHASSGLSGPALASYALGDDWPQRRFAASAQIVFLGYGLVSVALRGLPTIPAPDIAVLAACTAGGMILGAFAARRVPLALARRIMLLCAWAGAIIVLVRAVIALLS; encoded by the coding sequence ATGCTCGTCGTCATCGCGGCCGTCACGGTCGTCGCCGCCGTCGTCCAGCGCGTCACAGGTCTCGCCTTCGTGCTGGTGCTGATCGGTCCCATCGTCATCGCCTACGGACCCGTGCAGGGTGTCACGGTCGCCGTGCTCCTGGCGGTCATCGCCTCGCTCTTCGCCGTTCCAGGCGCCTGGCGCGACGTCGACTGGCCGCGCACCCTCTGGCTGCTCGGCGCCGGACTGGTCGCCGCTCCGGTGGGTGCGCTCACCGCGGCAGCACTCCCCCAGACCGCGCTGCTGTTCCTCATCGGTGCGATGGGCGTCCTCGCCCTGAGCGTGCAGCGGCTCGGCCGCATCGCCCGGCACGTGCGCGGTCGGCCCGGCGCGATCGGTGCCGGCGCCCTTGCCGGATTCATGCACGCCTCCAGCGGGCTGTCCGGCCCCGCGCTGGCGTCCTATGCGCTCGGCGACGACTGGCCGCAGCGGCGCTTCGCCGCGAGCGCGCAGATCGTCTTTCTCGGCTACGGGCTGGTGTCCGTCGCCCTGCGCGGACTGCCGACGATCCCGGCGCCCGACATCGCCGTCCTCGCGGCGTGCACGGCGGGCGGGATGATCCTCGGAGCGTTCGCCGCCCGGCGGGTACCGCTCGCTCTGGCACGACGGATCATGCTGTTGTGCGCGTGGGCCGGAGCGATCATCGTGCTGGTGCGCGCGGTGATCGCGCTGCTTTCCTGA
- a CDS encoding mannitol-1-phosphate 5-dehydrogenase, whose amino-acid sequence MKAVHFGAGNIGRGFVGLLLHQGGYELVFSDVAAGLVDAINAADSYTVHEVGEGGTDTQVTGFRAINSAEDPEGLIAEIAHADVVTTAVGPTVLRFVAAPIVDALRRRDPAAAPLQVMACENAIGATDLLKQEIIARAGEDWGALAGRAVFANTAVDRIVPGQPDGGGIDVTVEPFFEWAIERGPFGENPPSIPGAHFVDDLAPYIERKLFTVNTGHATTAYLGARAGIERISDALADQAIAARVAAALEETSALLAVKHGLDPQELAEYRATILRRFANPALPDTVWRVGRQPLRKLSRHERFIGPAAEAAERGLSTAGLLVAVGAALAFDDPEDEQSVELQRRLRTEDAAALAAEVTGLEAQHPLFPAVRDAFVARAADITGSL is encoded by the coding sequence ATGAAGGCCGTCCACTTCGGCGCCGGCAACATCGGCCGCGGCTTCGTCGGGCTCCTGCTGCATCAGGGCGGCTACGAGCTGGTGTTCTCCGACGTCGCGGCCGGGCTGGTCGACGCGATCAACGCGGCCGACAGCTACACGGTGCACGAAGTGGGAGAGGGCGGCACCGACACGCAGGTCACCGGCTTCCGGGCGATCAACAGCGCCGAGGACCCCGAGGGCCTCATCGCCGAGATCGCGCATGCCGATGTGGTGACCACCGCCGTCGGCCCCACGGTGCTGCGCTTCGTCGCCGCACCCATCGTCGACGCGCTGCGTCGCCGCGACCCGGCGGCCGCGCCGCTGCAGGTCATGGCGTGCGAGAACGCGATCGGCGCCACCGACCTGCTGAAGCAGGAGATCATCGCACGAGCCGGCGAGGACTGGGGGGCCCTCGCCGGCCGGGCGGTGTTCGCCAACACCGCGGTGGACCGCATCGTGCCCGGTCAGCCCGACGGCGGCGGCATCGACGTCACCGTCGAGCCGTTCTTCGAGTGGGCGATCGAGCGCGGCCCGTTCGGTGAGAACCCGCCGAGCATCCCCGGCGCGCACTTCGTGGACGACCTCGCGCCCTACATCGAGCGCAAGCTGTTCACGGTGAACACCGGACACGCCACGACGGCGTACCTGGGCGCTCGGGCGGGCATCGAGCGCATCTCCGACGCCCTGGCCGACCAGGCGATCGCCGCTCGGGTGGCCGCCGCACTCGAGGAGACCTCCGCGCTGCTGGCCGTCAAGCACGGCCTGGACCCGCAGGAGCTCGCCGAGTACCGCGCGACGATCCTGCGCCGCTTCGCCAACCCGGCCCTGCCGGACACGGTGTGGCGGGTGGGACGCCAGCCGCTGCGCAAGCTGTCCCGCCACGAGCGCTTCATCGGCCCCGCCGCGGAGGCAGCCGAGCGCGGTCTGAGCACGGCCGGGCTGCTCGTCGCAGTCGGCGCCGCGCTCGCCTTCGATGATCCCGAGGACGAGCAGTCCGTGGAGCTGCAGCGTCGGCTGCGCACCGAGGATGCCGCAGCACTGGCCGCCGAGGTCACGGGGCTCGAGGCGCAGCATCCGCTGTTCCCCGCCGTGCGAGACGCATTCGTCGCCCGCGCGGCAGACATCACCGGTTCCCTCTAG